One Streptomyces sp. NBC_00223 genomic window carries:
- the sufD gene encoding Fe-S cluster assembly protein SufD, translating into MADNNPAGSTTDGAITVGHPADARVSAAPSYDVADFPVPHGREEEWRFTPLERLRGLHDGTAEATGGLRVEVTAPEGVTVATVDRTDARIGRAGKPVDRVAAQAFSSFEKASVVSVAKDAVLTEPIRIAVHGEGGTAYGHQVVELGAFAEAVVVIDHTGDSVLAANVEFLIGDGAKLTVVSVQDWDDTAVHVAQHTALIGRDASFKSVVVTFGGDLVRLHPKVIYGAPGGEAELFGLYFTDKGQHQEHRLFIDHDTPHCRSNVTYKGALQGKDAHAVWIGDVLIRAAAEGTDTYELNRNLVLTDGARVDSVPNLEIETGEIVGAGHASATGRFDDEQLFYLQSRGIASEDARRLVVRGFFGELVQQIGLPDLEERLMAKIDAELEASVG; encoded by the coding sequence ATGGCTGACAACAACCCTGCGGGCAGCACCACGGACGGTGCCATCACGGTGGGCCATCCCGCCGACGCCCGGGTCAGCGCGGCCCCGTCCTACGACGTGGCCGACTTCCCGGTGCCGCACGGACGCGAGGAGGAGTGGCGCTTCACTCCGCTGGAACGGCTGCGCGGTCTGCACGACGGCACCGCGGAGGCCACCGGCGGCCTGCGGGTCGAGGTGACCGCGCCCGAGGGCGTCACCGTGGCGACCGTGGACCGCACCGACGCCCGGATCGGCCGGGCCGGCAAGCCCGTGGACCGGGTCGCCGCCCAGGCGTTCAGCTCCTTCGAGAAGGCGTCCGTGGTCAGCGTGGCCAAGGACGCCGTGCTCACCGAGCCGATCCGGATCGCCGTGCACGGCGAGGGCGGCACCGCCTACGGCCACCAGGTCGTGGAGCTGGGCGCCTTCGCCGAGGCCGTGGTCGTCATCGACCACACCGGCGACAGCGTGCTCGCCGCCAACGTCGAGTTCCTGATCGGCGACGGCGCCAAGCTCACCGTGGTCTCCGTGCAGGACTGGGACGACACGGCCGTGCACGTCGCCCAGCACACCGCGCTGATCGGCCGCGACGCGAGCTTCAAGTCGGTCGTGGTCACCTTCGGCGGCGACCTGGTCCGGCTGCACCCGAAGGTGATCTACGGCGCGCCCGGCGGTGAGGCCGAGCTGTTCGGCCTGTACTTCACCGACAAGGGCCAGCACCAGGAGCACCGGCTCTTCATCGACCACGACACCCCGCACTGCCGCAGCAACGTCACCTACAAGGGCGCGCTGCAGGGCAAGGACGCGCACGCGGTGTGGATCGGCGACGTGCTCATCCGCGCGGCGGCCGAGGGCACCGACACCTACGAGCTGAACCGCAACCTGGTGCTCACCGACGGCGCCCGGGTCGACTCCGTGCCCAACCTGGAGATCGAGACCGGCGAGATCGTCGGCGCCGGCCACGCCTCGGCGACCGGCCGCTTCGACGACGAGCAGCTGTTCTACCTCCAGTCGCGCGGCATCGCCTCCGAGGACGCCCGCCGGCTGGTGGTCCGCGGCTTCTTCGGCGA
- a CDS encoding helix-turn-helix transcriptional regulator — MEYVSGAAAEVAEEQTTGERRTRQRVARSILDHGPSTAADLAARLGLTQAAVRRHLDSLAAENVVEARDQRVYGHRGRGRPAKVFALTDCGRDAFDQAYDQLAADALRWIAQSAGGGEVGQAAVSAFARARVAAQAERYRAIVDAAAPEERTRALARALSADGYAATARSAPGPAGEQLCQHHCPVAHTAEQFPQLCEAEAEVFSRLLGTHVQRLATIAHGDGVCTTFIPRAGRSTEEPSDSSASASTSGRNPA; from the coding sequence GTGGAATACGTCAGTGGTGCTGCCGCCGAGGTGGCGGAGGAGCAGACGACCGGTGAGCGGCGCACCCGCCAGCGTGTCGCCCGCTCCATCCTGGACCACGGACCTTCCACCGCGGCCGACCTGGCCGCGCGACTGGGCCTCACCCAGGCCGCCGTCCGCCGTCATCTGGACTCCCTCGCCGCGGAGAACGTGGTGGAGGCCCGCGACCAGCGGGTCTACGGCCACCGCGGCCGAGGCCGCCCCGCCAAGGTCTTCGCGCTGACCGACTGCGGCCGGGACGCCTTCGACCAGGCCTACGACCAGCTCGCCGCCGACGCCCTGCGCTGGATCGCGCAGTCGGCCGGCGGCGGCGAGGTCGGACAGGCCGCGGTCTCCGCGTTCGCCCGCGCCAGGGTCGCCGCCCAGGCCGAGCGCTACCGCGCGATCGTGGACGCGGCGGCGCCCGAGGAGCGTACCCGGGCTCTGGCCCGGGCCCTGTCCGCGGACGGGTACGCTGCTACCGCGCGCAGCGCGCCCGGTCCCGCCGGTGAGCAGCTCTGTCAGCACCACTGCCCGGTGGCCCACACCGCCGAGCAGTTTCCGCAGTTGTGCGAGGCGGAGGCCGAGGTCTTCTCCCGTCTGCTCGGGACCCATGTACAGCGACTGGCCACCATCGCCCACGGCGACGGGGTGTGCACCACGTTCATTCCGCGGGCCGGCCGGAGCACCGAAGAACCGTCCGACTCATCAGCATCTGCCAGCACGTCCGGGAGGAACCCCGCATGA
- the sufB gene encoding Fe-S cluster assembly protein SufB, protein MTAPTETTHPELEGIGTYEYGWADSDVAGAAAKRGLSEAVVRDISGKKSEPEWMLKMRLKGLKLFGKKPMPTWGSDLSGIDFDNIKYFVRSTEKQAESWEDLPEDIRRTYDKLGIPEAEKQRLVAGVAAQYESEVVYHQIREDLEEQGVIFQDTDTALKEHPELFQEYFGTVIPTGDNKFASLNTAVWSGGSFIYVPKGVHVEIPLQAYFRINTENMGQFERTLIIVDEDAYVHYVEGCTAPIYKSDSLHSAVVEIIVKKGGRCRYTTIQNWSNNVYNLVTKRAVAYEGATMEWVDGNIGSKVTMKYPAVYLMGEHAKGETLSIAFAGEGQHQDAGAKMVHMAPNTSSNIVSKSVARGGGRTSYRGLIEIGEGSAGSKSNVLCDALLIDTISRSDTYPYVDVREDDVSMGHEATVSKVSDDQLFYLMSRGMTEFEAMAMIVRGFVEPIAKELPMEYALELNRLIELQMEGAVG, encoded by the coding sequence ATGACTGCTCCCACGGAGACCACTCACCCGGAGCTCGAGGGCATCGGCACGTACGAGTACGGCTGGGCCGACTCCGACGTGGCGGGCGCCGCTGCCAAGCGCGGGCTCTCCGAAGCCGTCGTCCGCGACATCTCGGGCAAGAAGTCCGAGCCCGAGTGGATGCTGAAGATGCGGCTCAAGGGTCTCAAGCTCTTCGGCAAGAAGCCGATGCCGACCTGGGGCTCCGACCTCTCCGGCATCGACTTCGACAACATCAAGTACTTCGTGCGCTCGACCGAGAAGCAGGCCGAGTCCTGGGAGGACCTGCCGGAGGACATCCGCAGGACCTACGACAAGCTCGGCATCCCCGAGGCGGAGAAGCAGCGCCTGGTCGCCGGTGTCGCCGCGCAGTACGAGTCCGAGGTCGTCTACCACCAGATCCGTGAGGACCTGGAGGAGCAGGGCGTCATCTTCCAGGACACCGACACCGCGCTCAAGGAGCACCCCGAGCTGTTCCAGGAGTACTTCGGCACGGTCATCCCGACCGGCGACAACAAGTTCGCCTCGCTGAACACGGCCGTGTGGTCCGGCGGCTCCTTCATCTACGTGCCGAAGGGCGTGCACGTGGAGATCCCGCTCCAGGCCTACTTCCGGATCAACACCGAGAACATGGGCCAGTTCGAGCGGACGCTGATCATCGTCGACGAGGACGCGTACGTCCACTACGTCGAGGGCTGCACCGCGCCGATCTACAAGTCGGACTCGCTGCACTCCGCGGTGGTCGAGATCATCGTGAAGAAGGGCGGCCGCTGCCGCTACACGACGATCCAGAACTGGTCGAACAACGTCTACAACCTGGTCACCAAGCGCGCGGTCGCCTACGAGGGCGCCACGATGGAGTGGGTCGACGGCAACATCGGCTCCAAGGTCACCATGAAGTACCCGGCCGTCTATCTGATGGGCGAGCACGCCAAGGGCGAGACCCTGTCCATCGCCTTCGCGGGCGAGGGCCAGCACCAGGACGCGGGCGCCAAGATGGTGCACATGGCGCCGAACACGTCGTCCAACATCGTCTCCAAGTCGGTGGCGCGCGGTGGCGGCCGCACCTCGTACCGCGGTCTGATCGAGATCGGCGAGGGCTCGGCGGGATCGAAGTCCAATGTGCTGTGCGACGCGCTGCTGATCGACACGATCTCGCGCTCCGACACCTACCCCTACGTGGACGTCCGCGAGGACGACGTGTCGATGGGCCACGAGGCGACCGTCTCCAAGGTCTCCGACGATCAGCTCTTCTACCTGATGAGCCGGGGCATGACCGAGTTCGAGGCCATGGCGATGATCGTGCGCGGCTTCGTCGAGCCGATCGCCAAGGAACTCCCGATGGAGTACGCCCTGGAGCTCAACCGGCTGATCGAGCTCCAGATGGAAGGCGCGGTCGGCTGA